A single genomic interval of Hydractinia symbiolongicarpus strain clone_291-10 chromosome 8, HSymV2.1, whole genome shotgun sequence harbors:
- the LOC130655655 gene encoding procyclic form-specific polypeptide B1-alpha-like produces MKNLFVFGFLCVLAVSTFAQITSPEPTTEPASEPTTEPASEPESTSTSEPESTSEPESTSEPEGETKAEPEVEPEVVYGILGALLACFVIISILFFFLWRQAKSVQFTGDKAIPVKNYMA; encoded by the exons ATGAAGAATTTATTTGTGTTTGGATTTCTTTGCGTATTGGCTGTTTCAACCTTCG CCCAAATAACGAGCCCAGAACCAACTACTGAACCAGCTTCTGAACCAACTACTGAACCAGCTTCTGAACCTGAATCGACATCGACATCGGAGCCTGAATCGACATCGGAGCCTGAATCGACATCGGAGCCGGAAGGTGAAACAAAAGCTGAGCCCGAAGTTG aacCCGAAGTTGTGTATGGTATTCTAGGAGCTTTGCTTGCCTGTTTTGTCATCATCTCgattttgttctttttcttaTGGAGACAAGCAAAAAGCGTTCAGTTTACTGGTGATAAAGCTATACCAGTAAAAAATTACATGGCTTAA